One Spirochaetota bacterium genomic window, ACAATGTATTGTGTCTTAATTAAAATTTTAAAAATATTTTAAAAGGAGGAGTAACAGTATGAAGAAATTCTTAGTAGTAATGTTGGCCATGGCTGTGGCACTAAGCTTTGGCAGCATGGCAATGGCAAAAGACGGACTATCCGTTGATTTAGGGTTTGCCTGGAACTTTAATGGTGCTGATATGACCAAAACTATCGTTAAAGATGGCGAAGCTGGAGCTGGAAATACTTTATTAACAGGTGATGCTATAATGGCTGAAAATGTTATGCTGTCATTGGAAAAGGTTTCAGACTTGTCAAATGGTTTGCCTGGTGCACAGACTGTTAAAGCGGACACTAATGGTGGTATGCAAGGACTTTCAACAGCATTGAGAGCAAGATATGATTTTATGAATGCTTTCTTCGTACGTTTAGGTGTTGCATATGACATGAAGGTTCTTGGTGGTGATTCTACACTAACGTTAAATAATTTTGATGCAGCTGGTATACCTACAGGTTCAAAAGTTACCCAGAAATGGGATTATAGTGCGTTGTATATACCTTTAACAATTGGAATTAATGTTCCAGTATCTGAAAAGTTTAATATTTATGCCGGTTTGGGATTAACTTATTATACTGGAGGTTGGTCAATTGAAGTAAAGGCTCCGGCAGTGTATACTGGTGTTGCTGCAGCTGGAGATGAAGATGTTGAGTTTAAAGCATCTGGAATAGGATTCAACTGGACTGTTGGTGCGAGCACATTAGTATATGAAAATCTTTCTGTATTTATTGAACTAGATGCTCAGGTTGCAGGAGGTATGAGTGATGTGCAAACACTTGACTCTGCTGGTGGTATCAATGCATTTGGGTCTAATAAAGTTGCTTATCCTGTTAATCTGAGTCAACAATTAGTACGTTTTGGTGTGTCATATTATATAATGGCACTCTAAGAATAAATAATTAATATTAAGCACAAAACGGGGTGGCAACACCCCGTTTTTTTTGTCGCAACACGGTCATCTCGATACACGATCGCTGAGTATTGCACTCCGCGCACGTATCGAAGCGCGGAACACTCGATGACCGGTTCCCACTGCACGGTCGTTGAGTGATTGCGAAGCAATCGTATCGAAACGACCGTATCGAGGCAGGACGTTGAGTAAACGGTCATCTCGATACGCGGCCGCTGAGTAGTGCGCTGTGCGCACATATCGAAGCGCGGGCACTCGATGACCGCATCTCGATACATTCCTCGCTTCGCGGCCGCTGAGTAGTGCGCGAAGCGCACATATCGAAGCGCGGGCACTCGATGACCGGTTCCCAGTGAACGGTCGTTGAGTAATGAGCGAAGCTCATGTATCGAAACGACCGCAAGACAGCACTCATAATAAAAGCCAGAAGAATTTGTATATATAAAGTATACTATACAAATTCAGTAATAAAAAAATTTTTTCTGACATTACTTAAGTGAAAGATAGCGAGTATAATTATTTTTTAAATGATATTTTTAGGATACAAAAAAGCACCCTTCCGGGTGCTTTTTTATCATAAATTATACATAAATTTTGCTACTAAAACACATAAGCAATTCCCATCTCAACCGAGTATTGAGACATCTTTGTTTCATAAGAGGAAATAAATTGAGATGCATTGCTTCCTTTTATTGATGCTTCTGGAGAATACATGCCGCCAATATTAAGTGTTAGGTTGTTGTTTACTGCTATCCCAATACCTGCGGTATAATGATATTCGGCAACTGCTGGGAATGCAACATTTTCAAAAGCTCTGTTTTTGTCCAGAGGCATTTTTCCGTAGTTAAAACCTGCACGCACAAATACCATTGGTGTCAGAGCATACTGAACGCCAACTTTATATACAATTTGATTATCCCAATTTAAGTTCCAGGGATTGGCACTACTGCTATTTTCTGTAAATTCTGGTAAATTTTTACCATTAGTATCTGACCACTGTATCCACTGAA contains:
- a CDS encoding porin OmpL1, producing MKKFLVVMLAMAVALSFGSMAMAKDGLSVDLGFAWNFNGADMTKTIVKDGEAGAGNTLLTGDAIMAENVMLSLEKVSDLSNGLPGAQTVKADTNGGMQGLSTALRARYDFMNAFFVRLGVAYDMKVLGGDSTLTLNNFDAAGIPTGSKVTQKWDYSALYIPLTIGINVPVSEKFNIYAGLGLTYYTGGWSIEVKAPAVYTGVAAAGDEDVEFKASGIGFNWTVGASTLVYENLSVFIELDAQVAGGMSDVQTLDSAGGINAFGSNKVAYPVNLSQQLVRFGVSYYIMAL